Proteins from a single region of Haloterrigena alkaliphila:
- a CDS encoding ribosome biogenesis/translation initiation ATPase RLI, protein MADDSIAVVDLDRCQPDRCGYECKNYCPPNRTGKECITLRGEEADEGQPDQIHISEEICLGETCGICVEKCPFDAIEIINLPKELQDDPAHRYGENAFSLYGLPAPQEGQVTGILGPNGIGKTTAVRILAGELEPNLGRHADADEIGWDEVLEAYRGTELQDYIADVRDGEVTVARKPQYVDQIPNTFDGNTRELLERTNERDALDHLVERLSIGPVMEQSIDDLSGGELQRVALAATLARDTDFYFLDEITPYLDIGQRVTAARLIRELAEEEGKSMLVVEHDLAILDLLADTLHVAYGEPGAYGVITAPKSVRNGINEYLSGYLDNENMRIRPDPIEFEEHAPRSATRGDTLVEYPDLTKSYGDGEFTLEVEGGEIRENEVLGIVGPNGIGKSTFAKLLTGNLESDEGDADLDLDISYKPQYVTIDQHMRVDAFLSSITDQFGSSYWNTEIAQPLQLERIMEQNLSDLSGGERQRVAIAACLSDSADLYLLDEPSAHLDVDQRVQATSAIRRYAEQQDATVMVIDHDIYMIDLLADRLMVFDGEPAVRGRAGQPQPMRDGMNEFLANLEVTFRRDERTSRPRINKPASQLDKQQKQDGEYYYAP, encoded by the coding sequence ATGGCCGACGACAGTATCGCCGTCGTCGACCTCGATCGCTGCCAGCCCGATCGCTGTGGCTACGAGTGCAAGAACTACTGCCCGCCCAACCGCACCGGCAAGGAGTGTATCACCCTCCGGGGCGAGGAGGCCGACGAGGGCCAGCCCGACCAGATCCACATCTCCGAGGAGATCTGCCTCGGCGAGACCTGCGGCATCTGCGTCGAGAAGTGCCCCTTCGACGCCATCGAGATCATCAACCTGCCGAAGGAACTGCAGGACGACCCCGCCCACCGCTACGGCGAGAACGCCTTCTCGCTGTACGGTCTACCGGCGCCACAGGAGGGACAGGTGACGGGGATCCTCGGACCGAACGGGATCGGGAAGACCACCGCCGTCCGCATCCTCGCGGGCGAACTCGAGCCCAATCTCGGCCGGCACGCGGACGCGGACGAGATCGGCTGGGACGAAGTCCTCGAGGCTTACCGGGGCACGGAACTACAGGACTACATCGCCGACGTCCGCGACGGCGAGGTGACCGTCGCACGCAAACCCCAGTACGTCGACCAGATTCCGAACACCTTCGACGGCAACACGCGCGAACTGCTCGAGCGCACGAACGAGCGAGACGCGCTGGACCACCTGGTCGAGCGGCTCTCGATCGGTCCCGTCATGGAGCAGTCGATCGACGACCTCTCGGGCGGGGAACTCCAGCGGGTCGCCCTCGCGGCGACGCTGGCCCGCGATACGGACTTCTACTTCCTCGACGAGATCACGCCCTACCTCGACATCGGGCAGCGCGTGACCGCGGCGCGACTGATCCGCGAACTCGCCGAGGAGGAGGGCAAATCGATGCTGGTCGTCGAACACGACCTCGCGATCCTGGACCTGCTGGCGGACACGCTCCACGTCGCCTACGGTGAGCCCGGCGCCTACGGCGTCATCACGGCGCCCAAATCCGTCCGCAACGGCATCAACGAGTACCTCTCGGGCTACCTCGACAACGAGAACATGCGGATCCGGCCGGATCCCATCGAGTTCGAGGAACACGCCCCCCGCAGCGCGACCCGCGGCGACACCCTCGTCGAGTACCCCGATCTCACCAAGAGCTACGGCGACGGCGAGTTCACGCTCGAGGTCGAGGGCGGCGAGATCCGGGAAAACGAGGTGCTCGGCATCGTCGGTCCCAACGGGATCGGGAAGTCGACGTTCGCGAAGTTGTTGACCGGCAACCTCGAGTCGGACGAAGGCGACGCCGACCTCGATCTGGACATCTCCTACAAGCCCCAGTACGTCACGATCGACCAGCACATGCGGGTCGACGCCTTCCTCTCGTCGATCACCGACCAGTTCGGCTCCTCGTACTGGAACACCGAGATCGCCCAGCCCCTCCAGTTAGAGCGGATCATGGAGCAGAACCTTTCGGACCTCTCGGGCGGGGAGCGCCAGCGGGTCGCCATCGCCGCGTGCCTCTCCGATTCGGCGGACCTCTACCTGCTGGACGAACCCTCCGCCCACCTCGACGTCGATCAGCGGGTGCAGGCGACCAGCGCGATCCGCCGCTACGCCGAACAGCAGGACGCGACGGTCATGGTCATCGACCACGACATCTACATGATCGACCTGCTGGCCGACCGGCTGATGGTCTTCGACGGCGAACCCGCCGTCCGCGGCCGCGCGGGCCAGCCCCAGCCGATGCGCGACGGCATGAACGAGTTCCTCGCGAACCTCGAGGTCACCTTCCGCCGCGACGAGCGCACCTCGCGGCCGCGGATCAACAAGCCGGCGTCGCAACTCGACAAACAGCAGAAACAGGACGGCGAGTACTACTACGCCCCCTGA
- a CDS encoding DUF7344 domain-containing protein — MATTSESQLTQGGNADPDSRSKQGEIFDLLSNHRRRYAVHYCKREGEPVTLGDLAEHVAAWELEKEVEEITSAERKRVYTSLQQTHLPTLERADIIEFDDRTIELTDEAAELDVYLDVVPSDSIPWALYYLGLTVVGAVVMGGLWLEVVPTETVPELGWATLVFALFAISAVVHVVQSRRMRLGEMERPP; from the coding sequence ATGGCGACAACTAGTGAGAGCCAACTCACGCAAGGTGGGAACGCGGATCCGGACAGCCGATCGAAGCAGGGCGAAATTTTCGATCTGCTGAGTAACCATCGTCGACGGTACGCCGTCCACTACTGCAAGCGCGAGGGCGAACCCGTTACCCTCGGCGACCTCGCCGAACACGTCGCCGCTTGGGAACTCGAGAAGGAAGTCGAGGAGATCACTTCCGCCGAGCGCAAGCGCGTCTATACGTCGCTTCAGCAGACGCATCTGCCCACGCTCGAGCGCGCCGACATAATCGAGTTCGACGACCGAACGATCGAACTCACCGACGAGGCGGCGGAACTGGACGTCTATCTCGATGTCGTCCCGTCGGACTCGATTCCGTGGGCGTTGTACTATCTCGGGCTGACCGTCGTCGGTGCAGTCGTAATGGGGGGATTGTGGCTCGAGGTCGTCCCGACGGAGACGGTTCCGGAACTGGGCTGGGCAACGCTGGTGTTCGCGCTGTTTGCGATATCGGCGGTCGTGCACGTGGTCCAGAGCCGGCGGATGCGACTTGGTGAGATGGAACGGCCACCATGA
- a CDS encoding CARDB domain-containing protein translates to MSSLSWPLIVGLVVLSIGLAIPTGAVVLSASDPVEADTHVELASSTSANGQYASIKGDQLQLDLKALNDRAVTTADDVFTITVTDDAVQRVWIENDVTGLEFYESDDPSARITESNPLESSAGETIDIGVVVDTHVDHADTETFTIHVAYEDGNDFEPPTPKGVSLESLSVTPTTVETGGSVTVNATYRNDGPETKELTSDLTIDGTVVDTEPIELEPGETKSVVFGREMQWPGRYDVSVDGTASERVTVTGPPIDVLEASVTDTALTAGETGTIEATVSNPTGTAVTRTLELAVDGVVVDTRTVRLEPNGTTTVAFEHTFGEAGTYEVSVSGVEAGTVTVSEPGPYLLQDRELSAATTAALAPPLATGLLFLGAAANRRWSFLPSR, encoded by the coding sequence ATGTCATCTCTCTCGTGGCCGCTAATCGTCGGTCTCGTCGTTCTCTCGATCGGGCTCGCGATTCCGACCGGCGCAGTGGTGCTCAGCGCGAGTGACCCCGTCGAAGCGGATACTCATGTCGAACTCGCTTCTTCTACGAGTGCTAATGGCCAGTACGCCTCGATCAAAGGCGACCAACTTCAACTCGACCTTAAAGCACTCAACGATCGCGCGGTCACCACCGCCGATGACGTTTTCACGATCACAGTTACCGACGATGCAGTCCAACGGGTCTGGATCGAAAACGATGTCACGGGCCTCGAGTTCTACGAATCCGACGACCCATCGGCCCGAATAACTGAATCCAACCCCCTCGAATCAAGCGCCGGCGAAACAATCGACATCGGCGTCGTCGTCGATACTCACGTCGACCACGCGGACACGGAGACGTTCACGATCCACGTTGCCTACGAGGACGGCAATGACTTCGAGCCGCCAACCCCGAAGGGCGTCTCCCTCGAGTCCCTCTCAGTCACCCCGACCACAGTCGAAACGGGCGGCTCCGTAACGGTGAACGCGACCTATCGGAACGACGGCCCAGAGACGAAAGAGCTGACTTCCGATCTGACCATCGACGGCACCGTCGTCGACACCGAACCGATCGAACTCGAGCCCGGCGAGACGAAATCGGTCGTCTTCGGCCGCGAGATGCAGTGGCCCGGCCGGTACGACGTCAGCGTCGACGGGACAGCGAGCGAACGGGTGACCGTCACGGGGCCGCCGATCGACGTCCTCGAGGCCTCGGTCACTGACACGGCGCTCACGGCCGGCGAGACGGGAACGATCGAGGCGACCGTCAGCAATCCCACGGGGACGGCCGTCACCCGAACTCTCGAGCTGGCCGTCGACGGGGTCGTCGTCGACACCCGAACGGTTCGGCTCGAGCCCAACGGAACGACGACGGTGGCGTTCGAGCACACCTTTGGTGAGGCGGGGACGTACGAGGTCTCGGTCAGCGGCGTCGAGGCGGGCACGGTCACTGTCTCCGAACCAGGTCCGTACCTGCTCCAAGACCGCGAGCTCTCGGCGGCGACGACGGCCGCGCTCGCGCCGCCGCTGGCGACGGGACTGCTGTTCCTGGGCGCCGCGGCGAACCGCCGCTGGTCGTTCCTCCCGAGCCGATGA
- a CDS encoding signal peptidase I translates to MTEATLLKRALGLGVALVVVLLLVGQLLGQPILLGYVATGSMEPALEAGDGFVAIPSVAAGEVEEGDVVVFEARELHGGGLTTHRVVGETDEGYVTKGDANPFTDQDGGEPHVTKGQIVATALQVNGDVVTIPGLGTAVMGIQSVAKSAYGTIAPVFGLTTTAGSEGIGALLVALGVALLGFGALLERVGPGRRETHRSRSRENVIAFWTALGLVLLVFVTFATAAMVIPSGTTEYGLVSTNSPTDDPQVLAPGETGELERTVDNTGYLPIVTVHEVRSNNVAVEPGSQTVGIRSSGTATVSLTAPEATGEYTRHVGEYRYLTVLPPSVLVSLHGLHPLAAIAAVNGVIVGLAVAIVLLVFGHTDLRFRSAGDHVPLSTRLERKLRKWR, encoded by the coding sequence ATGACGGAGGCGACGCTTCTCAAGCGAGCCCTGGGACTGGGCGTCGCCCTCGTCGTCGTCCTGTTGCTGGTCGGCCAACTCCTCGGACAGCCGATCCTGCTGGGCTACGTCGCGACCGGGAGCATGGAACCCGCCCTCGAGGCCGGCGACGGCTTCGTCGCGATTCCGAGCGTCGCGGCCGGGGAGGTCGAGGAGGGTGACGTCGTCGTCTTCGAGGCTCGAGAACTCCACGGCGGCGGGCTGACGACCCACCGCGTGGTCGGGGAGACCGACGAGGGGTACGTCACCAAGGGCGACGCGAACCCGTTCACGGACCAGGACGGCGGCGAGCCACACGTCACGAAGGGCCAGATCGTCGCGACGGCCCTACAGGTGAACGGCGACGTGGTGACGATCCCCGGCCTCGGAACGGCCGTTATGGGAATTCAGAGCGTCGCGAAGTCGGCCTACGGGACGATTGCGCCGGTCTTCGGCCTCACGACCACCGCGGGTTCGGAGGGGATCGGTGCGTTGCTGGTCGCCCTCGGCGTCGCGCTGCTCGGATTCGGCGCACTGCTCGAGCGGGTCGGACCTGGGCGACGCGAGACGCATCGCTCGCGCTCCCGCGAAAACGTGATCGCGTTCTGGACCGCGCTGGGGTTGGTCCTGCTCGTGTTCGTGACGTTCGCGACTGCAGCGATGGTGATCCCGTCCGGGACGACCGAGTACGGACTCGTGAGTACGAACTCGCCGACCGACGATCCGCAGGTACTCGCGCCCGGCGAGACGGGCGAACTCGAGCGAACCGTCGACAACACGGGCTATCTCCCGATCGTGACCGTCCACGAGGTCAGGAGCAACAACGTCGCGGTCGAACCCGGGTCCCAGACCGTCGGCATCCGCTCGAGCGGAACCGCGACGGTCTCGCTCACGGCCCCCGAAGCGACCGGCGAGTACACGCGACACGTCGGCGAGTATCGGTATCTCACCGTGCTCCCGCCGTCGGTACTCGTCTCGCTCCACGGGCTCCACCCGCTCGCCGCGATTGCCGCCGTAAACGGTGTCATCGTCGGTCTCGCCGTCGCGATCGTGCTGCTCGTCTTCGGTCACACCGATCTCCGATTTCGCTCCGCGGGCGATCACGTCCCGCTGTCGACGCGTCTCGAGCGAAAGCTCCGAAAGTGGCGGTAG
- a CDS encoding DUF5305 domain-containing protein: MIDNPRLELILAEYGRPVVIALIAIGAVAFLASGWAVANPTTSTTPQYADERVASDVDTSAVVVNNGTLWNEGDRLENSGVYMLNASPELTLEPTTRLVNGTGGTPIDGTVTHEIVLRFEATRDGEVFWNETHSEGVISPTVRDGVATSEATIDVESYRERQTELESAISGVGSVDLRVTLHVEYETGASQGTQQASTTLHVTDDAYWLEGPLSATDENTYQTGTDRTTESRNLTAIGGLSLLGTLSLAGAVVARRSSIDEEAARRAVHERRYAEWISRGSIPMWIGDYHVSLDTLEDVVDVAIDTNERVVHDTQRGLFAVVNDGVVYYYSDRGLWEETAWPEMDLEGQPAAVDADQPLSTDDLELEGSDEFADPDDEGFDDDEDVWQKL, translated from the coding sequence GTGATCGATAATCCGCGTCTCGAGTTGATACTCGCCGAATACGGCCGCCCGGTCGTGATCGCGCTGATCGCGATCGGCGCCGTCGCGTTCCTCGCGTCGGGGTGGGCGGTCGCCAACCCGACGACGTCGACGACGCCACAGTACGCCGACGAACGCGTCGCCAGCGACGTCGACACGAGCGCGGTCGTCGTGAATAACGGAACGCTGTGGAACGAGGGCGACCGACTCGAGAACAGCGGGGTCTACATGCTCAACGCCTCGCCGGAACTGACCCTCGAACCGACGACCCGGCTGGTCAACGGGACCGGCGGGACGCCGATCGACGGAACGGTCACCCACGAGATCGTGCTTCGGTTCGAGGCGACGCGAGACGGCGAGGTGTTCTGGAACGAGACGCACTCCGAAGGCGTCATCTCGCCGACCGTCCGCGACGGCGTCGCGACGTCGGAAGCGACCATCGACGTCGAATCCTACCGCGAGCGCCAGACGGAACTCGAGAGCGCTATCTCCGGCGTCGGTTCGGTCGACCTCCGAGTCACGCTTCACGTCGAGTACGAGACGGGGGCGAGTCAGGGGACACAGCAGGCGTCGACGACGCTTCACGTGACCGACGACGCGTACTGGCTGGAGGGGCCGCTGTCGGCGACGGACGAGAACACCTATCAGACGGGGACGGACCGAACGACCGAATCGCGGAACCTCACGGCTATCGGCGGCCTCTCCCTGCTCGGGACGCTCTCGCTCGCGGGCGCCGTCGTCGCCCGTCGATCCTCCATCGACGAGGAGGCCGCCAGAAGAGCGGTCCACGAACGGCGGTACGCAGAGTGGATCTCGCGCGGGTCGATCCCGATGTGGATCGGCGACTACCACGTCTCGCTGGACACCCTCGAGGACGTCGTCGACGTCGCGATCGACACGAACGAGCGCGTCGTCCACGACACGCAACGTGGCCTGTTCGCGGTCGTCAACGACGGCGTCGTCTACTACTACAGCGACCGCGGACTCTGGGAGGAGACCGCCTGGCCGGAGATGGATCTGGAGGGCCAGCCCGCGGCCGTCGACGCCGACCAGCCGCTGTCGACGGACGACCTCGAGCTCGAGGGCAGCGACGAGTTCGCCGACCCCGACGACGAGGGGTTCGACGACGACGAGGACGTCTGGCAGAAACTGTAG
- a CDS encoding MarR family transcriptional regulator encodes MAETDGEDIEDLPPSAKLVFKVLEYDGPLTQKQIVEESMLSARTVRYALERLEEIGIVDEDIYFADARQSLYRLEEPMAADGNGVEESPKKDACCAE; translated from the coding sequence ATGGCAGAGACTGACGGGGAGGACATCGAAGATTTGCCACCGAGCGCCAAACTGGTTTTCAAGGTTCTCGAGTACGACGGGCCGCTGACGCAGAAACAGATCGTCGAGGAATCGATGCTGTCTGCCCGGACCGTCCGCTACGCGCTCGAGCGACTCGAGGAGATCGGCATCGTCGACGAGGACATCTACTTTGCGGACGCTCGCCAGAGCCTCTATCGGCTCGAGGAGCCGATGGCGGCCGACGGGAACGGCGTCGAGGAGTCGCCGAAAAAGGACGCCTGCTGCGCGGAGTAG
- a CDS encoding PINc/VapC family ATPase has product MNVVPDTSVVIDGRVSATIDDGQFEGATISVPEAVVAELEAQANDGIDTGWDGLEELQRLADLADEGVVDLEYVGERPNAIERGHASEGEIDALIRDIAEDLGATFLTSDVVQAEVARAKGLDVQHVSPETREVETLTVENYFDDRTMSVHLKTGAVPKAKRGELGAMRYERIADEPLEEATMDEYAREVVDAAKESPEGFLELSEPGMKIVQFRDYRIAVGRPPFSDGIEITAVRPIAQTDIEDYENADELKDRLLERQRGVLISGAPGAGKSTFAQAVARFISDHDYAVKTMEKPRDLQVGPDITQYTELGGQMAKTADALLMVRPDYTIYDEVRKTDDFEVFADMRLAGVGMIGVVHATRPIDALQRLVGRVELGMIPQVVDTVVYIEAGEVETVYDVKTEVKVPAGLTEEDLARPVIQVTNFETGEPEYEIYTFNRQVVTVPLKDEDGGPANESGVDRIAKQEIEREIRSIARGYVDVELKSQDKAVVYVEDDDISSVIGKGGGRITDVENRLGIDIDVRTHDENPNYGAGGGGSASADGAGAAAGGGGQSPAGQMVTPEITSRHIVIPVDGNHGETVEVQAGGEYLFTATVSRGGEIQVSRGSAIADELEQAIDRKDPVTVVPS; this is encoded by the coding sequence ATGAACGTCGTGCCGGATACGAGCGTGGTCATCGACGGCCGCGTCTCGGCGACGATAGACGACGGGCAGTTCGAGGGAGCGACGATTTCGGTGCCGGAAGCCGTCGTCGCGGAACTCGAAGCGCAGGCCAACGACGGGATCGATACCGGGTGGGACGGCCTGGAGGAACTCCAGCGTCTCGCCGACCTCGCCGACGAGGGCGTCGTCGACCTCGAGTACGTCGGCGAGCGACCCAACGCCATCGAGCGGGGCCACGCCTCCGAGGGCGAGATCGACGCCCTCATCCGGGACATCGCGGAGGATCTCGGCGCCACCTTCCTGACCAGCGACGTCGTGCAGGCCGAAGTGGCTCGGGCGAAGGGGCTCGACGTCCAGCACGTCTCCCCGGAGACCCGCGAGGTGGAGACGCTCACCGTCGAGAACTACTTCGACGACCGGACGATGAGCGTCCACCTCAAGACCGGTGCCGTCCCGAAGGCCAAACGCGGCGAACTCGGCGCGATGCGCTACGAGCGAATCGCCGACGAACCGCTCGAGGAGGCGACGATGGACGAGTACGCCCGCGAGGTCGTCGACGCCGCCAAGGAGTCGCCCGAGGGCTTCCTCGAGCTCTCGGAGCCGGGGATGAAGATCGTCCAGTTCCGCGACTACCGGATCGCCGTCGGTCGGCCGCCGTTTTCCGACGGCATCGAGATCACCGCCGTCCGGCCGATCGCCCAGACCGACATCGAGGACTATGAGAACGCCGACGAGTTGAAAGACCGGCTGCTCGAGCGCCAGCGCGGCGTCCTCATATCGGGCGCCCCCGGAGCGGGGAAGTCGACGTTCGCGCAGGCGGTCGCCCGGTTCATCTCGGATCACGACTACGCGGTCAAGACGATGGAGAAACCGCGGGACCTGCAGGTCGGCCCCGACATCACCCAGTACACCGAACTGGGCGGGCAGATGGCCAAGACGGCCGACGCCCTGCTGATGGTCCGGCCCGACTACACGATCTACGACGAGGTCCGCAAGACCGACGACTTCGAGGTCTTCGCGGACATGCGACTCGCGGGCGTCGGCATGATCGGCGTCGTCCACGCGACCCGACCGATCGACGCCCTCCAGCGCCTCGTCGGCCGCGTCGAACTCGGGATGATCCCGCAGGTCGTCGACACCGTCGTCTACATCGAGGCCGGTGAAGTCGAGACGGTCTACGACGTGAAGACCGAGGTCAAGGTCCCCGCCGGACTCACCGAGGAGGACCTCGCCCGCCCCGTCATTCAGGTCACCAACTTCGAGACGGGCGAACCCGAGTACGAGATCTACACCTTCAACAGGCAGGTCGTCACCGTTCCCCTGAAGGACGAGGACGGCGGCCCCGCCAACGAGTCCGGCGTCGACCGCATCGCCAAGCAGGAGATCGAACGCGAGATCCGCTCGATCGCCCGCGGCTACGTCGACGTCGAACTCAAGAGCCAGGACAAGGCGGTCGTCTACGTCGAGGACGACGACATCTCGAGCGTCATCGGCAAGGGCGGCGGCCGGATCACGGACGTCGAGAATCGCCTAGGGATCGACATCGACGTCCGGACCCACGACGAGAACCCCAACTACGGCGCGGGCGGTGGCGGCAGCGCCAGCGCGGACGGTGCCGGCGCCGCCGCAGGCGGTGGCGGCCAGAGCCCCGCGGGCCAGATGGTCACCCCCGAGATCACCTCGCGACACATCGTCATCCCCGTCGACGGCAACCACGGCGAGACCGTCGAGGTCCAGGCCGGCGGCGAGTATCTCTTCACCGCGACGGTGAGTCGCGGCGGCGAAATTCAGGTGTCTCGAGGGAGCGCAATCGCCGACGAGTTGGAGCAAGCGATCGACCGGAAGGATCCAGTGACGGTCGTCCCGTCGTAG
- a CDS encoding M20 family metallopeptidase, which translates to MTVRELTRELVSIPSHENETAAGNDIEEWLRRETDADVTRDDAGNVLARKGTGDETLALVGHHDVVDPTASQVRRADDGAVEYVLEERDGRLYGRGAADMKGAVAAAMLAFRDADPAGELVFASFVGEEVGGVGARHAIERGFDPDYAVVGEGSTGYSSPGVTDVAVAHKGRRGSTITARGTAAHASEVDAGENAIYRATDAVDCVRDLEPPSVEAAGERLEGSLVVTEIEGGTAMNVVPDRCELTVDERTVPGERAELERVENLEGVEWTVDQDLPPMRCDDEAFAETVLEAAASAQSGTPELVTKPHATDAGWLAEAGTECVICGAAEPGEAHTEDESVSLEVLERCRETYQRVAESWPA; encoded by the coding sequence ATGACCGTCCGCGAGTTGACCCGCGAACTCGTCTCGATCCCGAGCCACGAAAACGAGACGGCCGCGGGGAACGACATCGAGGAGTGGCTGCGCCGCGAGACCGACGCTGACGTGACGCGAGACGACGCCGGTAACGTGCTCGCCCGGAAGGGGACCGGCGACGAGACGCTCGCCCTCGTGGGCCACCACGACGTCGTCGACCCGACCGCGTCGCAGGTGCGGCGGGCCGACGACGGCGCGGTCGAGTACGTCCTCGAGGAGCGCGACGGCCGACTCTACGGCCGCGGGGCGGCCGACATGAAGGGCGCGGTCGCGGCCGCGATGCTGGCTTTCCGCGATGCGGATCCGGCCGGCGAACTCGTTTTCGCGAGTTTCGTCGGCGAGGAGGTCGGCGGCGTCGGCGCGCGCCACGCCATCGAGCGCGGCTTCGACCCCGACTACGCCGTCGTCGGCGAGGGCTCGACGGGGTACTCGAGTCCGGGCGTCACCGACGTCGCGGTCGCCCACAAGGGCCGGCGGGGGAGCACGATCACCGCCCGCGGGACCGCCGCCCACGCCAGCGAGGTCGACGCCGGCGAGAACGCCATCTACCGCGCGACCGACGCCGTCGACTGCGTGCGAGACCTCGAGCCCCCCTCGGTGGAGGCGGCGGGCGAACGCCTCGAGGGCAGCCTCGTCGTCACCGAAATCGAGGGCGGGACGGCGATGAACGTCGTCCCCGACCGCTGCGAACTGACCGTCGACGAGCGGACAGTACCCGGCGAACGGGCCGAACTCGAGCGCGTCGAGAACCTCGAGGGCGTCGAGTGGACCGTCGACCAGGATCTGCCGCCGATGCGCTGCGACGACGAGGCGTTCGCCGAGACGGTGCTCGAAGCCGCGGCGAGCGCCCAGTCAGGGACGCCGGAACTCGTGACGAAGCCCCACGCGACCGACGCGGGGTGGCTCGCCGAAGCCGGGACGGAGTGCGTGATCTGTGGCGCCGCCGAACCCGGCGAGGCACACACCGAAGACGAAAGCGTCTCGCTCGAGGTGCTCGAGCGGTGTCGGGAGACCTACCAGCGGGTAGCGGAGTCGTGGCCGGCGTAG
- a CDS encoding glycosyltransferase translates to MKIGFFTDSYFPEIDGVTYTIKLWREELERDGHEVYVVYPDGDYEPGERELPVKSVSNPFYPGYRIPLLRRPSTLPDLDVVHCHGPAPVGILGRYYARKHDLPAVYTHHTPLEEYFHQNVKFESVAAALSKLYVPMENAFLRSFDVVTASTSRIERDVEHVQLPVGIDMDFFQPAAEDWYPDRTVIGYSGRLSMEKNVHEILRLAEDLPEYDFVVVGDGPYRDSLERNAPDNVEIRGFLPREELPIFYSSIDVFVTASTADTLGLSTLEANACGTPVVATDAAPFDKTIGPDNGERFAYGDLEAMVAAVETCLRTDRDTRAAVERYDVRRTMDNLEHIYRSVRSSATGTPTEVTDDWFSDESHRSPK, encoded by the coding sequence ATGAAAATCGGCTTCTTTACGGACAGTTACTTCCCCGAGATCGACGGCGTGACGTATACGATCAAGCTCTGGCGCGAGGAGTTGGAACGCGACGGCCACGAGGTGTACGTCGTCTACCCGGACGGCGACTACGAACCCGGCGAGCGCGAGCTCCCGGTCAAATCGGTGTCGAACCCGTTCTACCCGGGGTATCGGATCCCCCTCCTCAGGCGGCCGTCGACGCTCCCCGACCTGGACGTCGTCCACTGCCACGGGCCGGCGCCGGTCGGCATTCTCGGCCGCTACTACGCCCGCAAACACGACCTGCCCGCGGTCTACACCCACCACACGCCCCTCGAGGAGTACTTCCACCAGAACGTCAAGTTCGAGTCGGTCGCCGCCGCGCTCTCGAAACTGTACGTGCCGATGGAGAACGCGTTCCTCCGGAGTTTCGACGTCGTGACCGCCTCCACGAGCCGAATCGAGCGCGACGTGGAACACGTCCAGCTCCCGGTCGGCATCGACATGGACTTCTTCCAGCCGGCCGCCGAGGACTGGTACCCCGACCGGACGGTGATCGGCTACAGCGGTCGACTCAGCATGGAGAAGAACGTCCACGAGATCCTCCGCCTCGCCGAGGACCTCCCGGAGTACGACTTCGTCGTCGTCGGCGACGGCCCCTATCGCGACTCCCTCGAGCGAAACGCGCCGGACAACGTCGAGATCCGCGGCTTTCTCCCCCGCGAGGAGCTCCCGATCTTCTACTCCTCGATCGACGTCTTCGTCACCGCCTCGACCGCCGACACCCTCGGTCTCTCGACGCTCGAGGCCAACGCCTGCGGGACGCCGGTCGTCGCGACGGACGCGGCGCCGTTCGACAAGACCATCGGCCCCGACAACGGCGAGCGGTTCGCGTACGGCGACCTCGAGGCGATGGTCGCGGCGGTCGAGACCTGTCTCCGAACGGACCGCGACACCAGAGCGGCCGTCGAGCGCTACGACGTTCGACGCACGATGGACAACCTCGAGCACATTTACCGGAGCGTGCGGTCCTCGGCGACCGGCACCCCGACGGAGGTTACCGACGACTGGTTCTCCGACGAATCCCACCGCTCGCCGAAGTGA